From Xyrauchen texanus isolate HMW12.3.18 chromosome 36, RBS_HiC_50CHRs, whole genome shotgun sequence, one genomic window encodes:
- the LOC127629436 gene encoding dehydrogenase/reductase SDR family member 11-like: MDRWKGRVALVTGASVGIGAAIAKSLVQHGMKVVGCARNLQQIEKLATECISGGFSGTLIPYKCDLSEEEQILAMVTWIKAQHQGIDVCINNAGLALPEPILSGKTSGWRTMMDVNVIGLSVCTREAYQSMKERNVDDGHIININSLCGHRVWNVADIHFYTATKYAVTALTEGLRQELLESKTHIRATSISPGIVETEFTYRLFSHVPGKAAATFKSIKCLEADDIAIAVMYVLSAPPHVQIGELQMLPVEQML; the protein is encoded by the exons ATGGATCGTTGGAAAGGCAGAGTTGCTCTTGTCACTGGTGCTTCAGTGGGAATCGGGGCTGCAATCGCAAAGTCTCTTGTCCAGCATGGTATGAAAGTGGTCGGCTGTGCCAGAAACCTGCAACAAATAGAG AAATTAGCGACTGAATGCATCAGTGGTGGATTCAGTGGAACTCTGATTCCATACAAATGTGATCTGTCTGAAGAGGAGCAAATCTTAGCCATGGTCACCTGGATCAAAGCACAACATCAGGGCATTGACGTGTGCATCAATAACGCTGGCTTGGCTCTACCAGAGCCCATATTAAGTGGTAAAACCAGTGGCTGGAGGACTATGATGGAT GTGAATGTCATTGGACTGTCAGTGTGCACCCGTGAGGCTTACCAGTCCATGAAAGAGAGAAATGTAGATGATGGCCATATCATTAATATAAACAG cTTGTGTGGACACAGAGTTTGGAACGTCGCTGATATACACTTCTACACGGCAACCAAATATGCTGTAACCGCCCTCACAGAGGGCTTACGTCAAGAGTTACTGGAGTCCAAGACACACATACGTGCCACA AGTATATCCCCTGGCATTGTGGAGACAGAGTTTACCTACCGACTCTTTAGTCACGTACCAGGAAAGGCTGCTGCTACCTTTAAAAGTATAAAG TGCCTGGAAGCAGATGACATTGCTATTGCAGTGATGTATGTCCTAAGTGCTCCCCCTCATGTCCAG ATTGGAGAACTTCAGATGCTACCTGTGGAACAGATGTTATAG